The Acidicapsa acidisoli genome contains a region encoding:
- a CDS encoding DUF2164 domain-containing protein gives MTEIEISKQARADAIASLRRYFEENMTEPLGELPAGLLLNFFLEEIGPTIYNQAISDAQTRMQQRVSDLNGELYADEFQHWIKVDARRRSRR, from the coding sequence ATGACGGAAATAGAGATATCAAAGCAGGCGCGCGCCGATGCCATTGCTTCGCTTCGGCGTTACTTTGAGGAGAATATGACGGAACCCCTTGGCGAACTTCCCGCAGGCCTGTTGCTCAACTTCTTCCTCGAAGAGATCGGACCCACCATCTACAACCAGGCAATCTCCGACGCGCAGACGCGCATGCAGCAGCGCGTTTCCGATCTGAACGGGGAACTCTACGCCGATGAGTTCCAGCACTGGATCAAAGTCGACGCCAGGCGAAGAAGCCGAAGATAG
- a CDS encoding SDR family NAD(P)-dependent oxidoreductase has product MTNHESQFAIYPSIKGRRVLITGGATGIGEAFVTGFAQQGARVAFFDIQDEAARQLVDQIESNGHPKPDYIHCDITDLDAVRTSVLSTIESLGGLDILINNAANDLRQTVEEVTPESWDRLMAVNLRHQFFVTQAALPALKQSGSASIINMSSISWLIPSVGVPVYVTAKAGIVGLTRTLAHEVGKDNIRVNAILPGAIVTEKQRRLWLTPEYSAEVLANQALKRHLLPDEVVRLALFLAAEDSSAITGQSYIVDGGWA; this is encoded by the coding sequence ATGACCAATCACGAATCTCAGTTCGCCATCTACCCGAGCATCAAAGGCCGCCGCGTACTCATCACCGGCGGCGCCACCGGCATTGGCGAAGCCTTTGTGACCGGCTTTGCTCAGCAGGGAGCACGAGTCGCCTTCTTCGACATTCAGGATGAAGCAGCCCGTCAATTGGTCGACCAGATAGAATCCAACGGCCACCCGAAGCCAGATTACATCCACTGCGATATCACCGATCTGGACGCAGTTCGCACATCCGTGTTGAGCACAATTGAATCCCTGGGTGGCCTCGACATTCTCATCAACAACGCAGCCAACGACCTGCGGCAAACCGTTGAAGAAGTGACCCCTGAGTCTTGGGACCGCCTAATGGCCGTCAATCTACGCCACCAGTTCTTCGTGACTCAGGCAGCATTGCCTGCGCTGAAGCAATCCGGCTCCGCGTCGATCATCAATATGAGTTCCATCTCATGGCTGATCCCATCGGTCGGCGTGCCGGTCTATGTCACCGCGAAAGCGGGAATCGTCGGTCTCACCCGTACGCTTGCGCACGAAGTAGGCAAGGATAACATCCGCGTCAACGCCATTCTGCCCGGCGCTATTGTCACCGAAAAGCAGCGGAGGCTCTGGCTGACGCCTGAATACAGCGCCGAGGTCCTCGCCAATCAGGCCCTCAAACGCCATCTTCTTCCGGACGAGGTGGTACGCCTCGCTCTCTTCCTCGCTGCGGAAGACAGCAGCGCAATCACCGGACAAAGTTATATCGTCGACGGCGGCTGGGCCTAG
- a CDS encoding type II toxin-antitoxin system HicB family antitoxin: protein MQINNTSATAASLAQSQSTTSLVAQNTVYSTSVAGKTYSTDISLSAGEYVATVPDLPGVSATGSTLIEAENNLDTSINLQA, encoded by the coding sequence ATGCAGATCAACAACACGTCCGCAACGGCAGCCAGCCTGGCGCAGTCTCAGAGCACGACCAGCCTAGTGGCTCAAAATACTGTTTATTCCACCAGCGTCGCAGGCAAGACCTACTCGACAGACATCAGCCTTTCGGCAGGGGAGTACGTCGCCACCGTTCCCGACCTTCCTGGCGTGAGCGCGACGGGAAGCACCCTGATCGAGGCCGAAAACAATCTGGACACAAGTATCAACCTGCAGGCCTGA
- a CDS encoding TonB-dependent receptor, which produces MHSVKFRCTALSSALSVPVIALISLPFTAVALPAAGPGVTGSGSFTATYPAIGLGNGPASSAPAAVVRGTVADPSGAIVPNAEVDLVDGKGAVAATLHSDGEGNFQLAAPALGDYTLVVSEAGFDTVKTVVKLGPQSAPPLTPMLHIVLPISAASTTINVNAGSSVDLTATDANSDTSVMSADDLKALPIFDNDYATAMSAFLDSGTEGTGGAGLLVDGVEANRATVSASAVQEVRINQDPYSAQYYWPGRGQMEIITKSAADHYHGQFNFSFRDSALNAQNALAATKPAEQRRIYEGHVTGPIPHAKNSGFLITFNRAEEDLDAVVVATLAPTTADPTGLFQANVPAPTRDTEFSTRASHQFGDRHSAYAQYSYQDWNAQNQGVGGQTLAAAGYTNRYHEDDVIFHIDSTLSPVLLNQLSLVFEHDRGQNQNAIEAPQVSVSGDYVGGSAQNDSVSTEYNARLNDMVTWTHGRHTVKVGASIPHIDRRVLDDNTNDQGSYTFAPTLGANGNVIATALQNQAADLPSAFTENSGVSRFVYHQQEAGAFAQDQWKITDRFSLTPGLRYDWQNFLAQDRLTFSPRVSFAWAINPDRKIVLRGGGGVYYDRFGSGPLIDLARYQNGLRRSVNLSLNPVAEPQCLGNSISSCVADAPYNLVELQPNAKVPYQIQYGLSIERGFGKSAVGTISVYSVRGDDRFRSVDINAPTPESNYTERPNPAYGRIREMQPEGTFMGNSMDISFHGALNKYFTGFGRYTWSHFESNQEGIGWFPQNQLAPNDEWANSSWDRRNRLGMYAIFNHESVANLAVGIFANAGSPWTVLTGTDPYGDDLFNARPEGVARNSENLPNYVDLDVRWGHDFHLTQSKEEESPKLGFSAGAFNVLNHENGTAVDQVESSSEFGQVTTVAPPRRIQLAMRFEF; this is translated from the coding sequence TTGCACTCTGTCAAGTTTCGTTGTACTGCTCTGTCCTCTGCCTTGTCCGTTCCTGTTATTGCACTGATTTCACTTCCCTTTACCGCAGTTGCCCTGCCTGCGGCCGGGCCGGGCGTGACCGGTTCCGGAAGCTTCACCGCCACCTACCCGGCAATCGGACTCGGAAATGGCCCGGCGTCGTCTGCCCCGGCAGCGGTCGTGCGCGGAACCGTAGCCGACCCGAGCGGCGCGATTGTGCCCAACGCCGAGGTGGACCTTGTTGACGGCAAAGGCGCGGTAGCCGCAACACTGCACTCGGATGGCGAAGGTAATTTTCAACTGGCTGCTCCGGCGCTCGGCGACTACACGCTGGTTGTGTCGGAGGCGGGTTTCGACACGGTGAAGACAGTGGTGAAGCTTGGGCCGCAGAGCGCGCCTCCTCTGACACCCATGCTGCACATCGTGCTGCCGATTTCGGCGGCGTCGACAACGATCAATGTGAATGCCGGCAGCAGCGTCGATTTGACCGCGACAGACGCCAATTCCGATACGTCGGTCATGAGTGCGGATGATTTGAAAGCGTTACCAATCTTTGACAACGACTACGCCACGGCAATGAGCGCCTTTCTCGACTCCGGCACCGAAGGGACCGGCGGCGCGGGATTGCTTGTCGATGGCGTGGAGGCAAACCGGGCAACGGTTTCCGCCTCTGCAGTGCAGGAAGTTCGCATCAATCAGGACCCTTATTCAGCGCAGTATTACTGGCCCGGCCGGGGACAGATGGAGATCATCACCAAATCGGCCGCGGACCACTATCACGGCCAGTTCAATTTTTCCTTTCGCGACTCGGCTTTGAACGCGCAGAATGCGTTGGCGGCGACCAAGCCTGCTGAGCAGCGGCGCATCTATGAGGGGCATGTCACCGGGCCGATTCCACATGCCAAGAACAGTGGATTTCTCATCACCTTCAATCGGGCAGAAGAGGATCTGGATGCAGTCGTGGTGGCCACGCTTGCGCCCACGACGGCCGATCCTACGGGACTATTCCAGGCCAACGTTCCGGCGCCCACGCGCGACACGGAATTCAGCACACGGGCGTCGCACCAGTTCGGCGACCGGCACTCGGCCTATGCGCAGTATTCCTACCAGGATTGGAATGCTCAGAATCAGGGCGTTGGCGGCCAGACGCTGGCTGCCGCCGGCTACACCAACCGCTACCATGAAGACGACGTAATCTTTCACATCGATTCCACGCTGTCGCCGGTACTCCTGAACCAACTTTCGCTCGTATTCGAGCATGATCGCGGACAGAATCAGAACGCTATCGAAGCGCCGCAAGTGAGTGTCTCCGGCGATTATGTCGGCGGATCGGCGCAGAATGACTCGGTGTCCACGGAATACAACGCACGGCTAAACGATATGGTTACCTGGACTCATGGAAGACATACCGTTAAAGTCGGCGCCAGCATTCCGCATATCGACCGGCGCGTGCTCGACGATAACACCAACGATCAGGGGAGTTATACCTTCGCGCCGACGCTGGGTGCGAATGGAAATGTCATAGCCACCGCATTACAGAATCAGGCGGCCGACCTGCCGTCTGCCTTTACGGAAAACAGTGGCGTTTCGCGCTTTGTCTATCACCAGCAGGAGGCGGGTGCCTTTGCGCAGGATCAGTGGAAGATCACGGATCGCTTCTCGCTCACTCCGGGACTGCGCTATGACTGGCAGAACTTTCTGGCGCAGGATCGGTTGACCTTCTCGCCGCGCGTGTCGTTCGCGTGGGCCATTAACCCAGACCGCAAGATTGTGCTCCGCGGCGGCGGCGGTGTTTACTACGACCGCTTTGGCTCTGGCCCACTCATTGATCTTGCCCGCTATCAAAACGGGCTGCGGCGGTCTGTGAACCTTTCGCTAAATCCGGTAGCCGAGCCACAGTGTCTCGGCAATTCGATTTCCAGCTGCGTCGCCGATGCGCCGTATAACCTGGTGGAGTTGCAGCCGAACGCAAAGGTGCCGTATCAGATTCAGTATGGACTCTCGATCGAGCGCGGCTTCGGCAAGAGCGCGGTCGGAACGATCAGCGTGTATTCCGTGCGCGGCGACGACCGCTTCCGCTCCGTGGATATCAATGCGCCGACGCCGGAGTCCAATTACACCGAGCGGCCCAACCCAGCATATGGACGTATTCGCGAGATGCAACCCGAGGGAACGTTCATGGGCAATAGCATGGACATTTCCTTCCACGGCGCGCTGAACAAGTACTTTACCGGCTTCGGACGCTATACCTGGTCGCACTTCGAGTCCAACCAGGAAGGAATTGGATGGTTTCCGCAGAACCAGCTTGCACCCAATGACGAGTGGGCGAACTCAAGCTGGGACCGTCGCAATCGCCTTGGCATGTATGCCATCTTCAACCATGAGAGCGTCGCAAATCTGGCGGTGGGAATTTTCGCCAACGCGGGTTCACCGTGGACGGTGCTGACCGGCACCGATCCTTATGGCGATGATCTCTTTAATGCGCGGCCGGAAGGCGTGGCGCGCAACTCGGAGAACCTGCCCAACTATGTTGATCTCGACGTCCGCTGGGGACACGATTTCCATCTGACGCAGAGCAAGGAAGAGGAATCGCCGAAGCTGGGCTTTTCCGCAGGCGCATTCAACGTGCTGAACCACGAGAACGGGACGGCAGTGGATCAGGTGGAGAGTTCGTCGGAGTTTGGACAAGTTACGACGGTCGCTCCGCCTCGACGAATCCAGTTGGCGATGCGGTTTGAGTTCTAA
- a CDS encoding HAD family hydrolase: MLRILRPLPTDSIRLLVFDLDGTLIDSCQDLCNSVNATLEHFHLRPLPDEVIASFIGDGAAMLIRRALAVPGELPANGPAPAEAFFEEAFAYFLAYYRAHKLDYTTVYPGVLESLEALKTLPDGSARKMAVLTNKPVGPARAICDGLGLSPYFFSIYGGDSFPTKKPDPFGLQTLMTESGATPAETVMIGDSDIDIATARNAGAWAMGCTFGLASDTLEDVTPDAFADHASAWALALGGAEIVA, encoded by the coding sequence ATGTTGCGAATTCTTCGCCCCCTGCCAACAGACTCCATCCGACTGCTGGTCTTCGACCTCGACGGCACCCTGATCGACTCCTGCCAGGACCTCTGCAACTCCGTCAACGCCACACTGGAGCACTTCCACCTCCGTCCCCTGCCGGACGAAGTAATCGCCAGCTTCATCGGCGACGGCGCCGCCATGCTCATCCGCCGCGCTCTTGCCGTCCCCGGCGAGCTTCCCGCCAACGGACCTGCCCCGGCCGAGGCTTTCTTCGAGGAAGCTTTTGCCTACTTCCTTGCCTACTACCGCGCCCACAAGCTGGACTACACCACCGTCTACCCCGGCGTTCTCGAATCCCTCGAAGCCCTGAAAACCCTCCCCGATGGCAGCGCCCGCAAAATGGCAGTCCTGACCAATAAACCCGTTGGGCCAGCCCGGGCAATCTGCGACGGCCTTGGATTATCTCCTTATTTTTTCAGCATTTATGGCGGCGACAGCTTTCCTACAAAAAAGCCTGATCCATTCGGCCTGCAAACTCTGATGACAGAATCCGGCGCAACACCAGCGGAAACAGTGATGATCGGCGACTCCGACATTGACATCGCGACCGCACGCAACGCAGGAGCCTGGGCGATGGGATGCACCTTCGGTCTGGCCTCCGATACTTTGGAAGACGTCACGCCTGACGCTTTTGCCGATCACGCCTCCGCCTGGGCCCTGGCGCTCGGCGGTGCGGAAATTGTAGCGTGA
- a CDS encoding site-2 protease family protein, with protein MSIIPHSAIANCPNCGSDLPLGALSCPQCQALIYSRELDSLAQEARAHESNGEFSQAREVWNRSLSLLPPGSKQAEWVRERMRALETTQPAPQSAPAKGQATQGWVKKLGPLGPFALLLLKFKTLFLFLFKLKFLFSFLFFIALYVSIFGWRYGLGISVCILIHEMGHFVDIKRRGLPAEMPVFLPGFGAYVRWTSLGVTRRQIAQISLAGPLAGWIAAAVCFLIYAQTGDPLWAALARTGAVLNVLNLIPIWVLDGGQAASVLGVVERAALLATALGLWYYTGEGIFFFVAAGTTWRLFTKDKPQQSDWSTWTYYAALLVALAVILHAAPNTLANQGLPAR; from the coding sequence TTGTCGATCATTCCTCATTCAGCTATCGCCAATTGTCCCAACTGCGGCTCCGACCTGCCACTCGGGGCGCTCTCCTGTCCTCAGTGCCAGGCGCTCATCTATAGTCGCGAACTGGATTCGTTGGCGCAGGAAGCCCGCGCTCACGAATCGAACGGCGAATTCTCGCAGGCAAGAGAGGTATGGAACCGGTCCCTGTCGTTGCTGCCTCCCGGCTCAAAACAAGCCGAATGGGTCCGCGAACGGATGCGAGCGTTGGAGACCACGCAACCCGCCCCACAGTCCGCGCCAGCCAAAGGCCAGGCCACGCAGGGATGGGTTAAGAAGCTGGGTCCGCTTGGTCCATTCGCCCTGTTGTTGCTCAAGTTCAAGACGCTCTTCCTCTTTCTTTTCAAGCTGAAATTCCTGTTCAGCTTCCTCTTCTTCATCGCTCTCTACGTAAGTATCTTCGGCTGGCGCTACGGCCTCGGAATCTCGGTCTGCATCCTGATTCATGAGATGGGTCACTTCGTTGACATCAAGCGCCGCGGGTTGCCCGCTGAAATGCCCGTCTTTCTCCCCGGCTTCGGAGCTTACGTCCGCTGGACCAGCCTCGGCGTCACCCGCCGCCAGATCGCCCAGATCTCCCTCGCCGGCCCGCTCGCAGGCTGGATCGCCGCCGCTGTCTGCTTTCTCATTTACGCGCAGACCGGCGACCCGCTCTGGGCTGCTCTGGCCCGCACCGGAGCTGTCCTGAACGTCCTCAATCTTATCCCCATCTGGGTCCTCGATGGCGGTCAGGCAGCGAGCGTTCTCGGCGTCGTCGAGCGAGCAGCATTGCTCGCAACCGCGCTCGGGCTCTGGTACTACACCGGCGAAGGCATTTTCTTCTTCGTCGCGGCGGGTACAACCTGGCGTCTCTTCACGAAGGACAAGCCTCAGCAATCAGACTGGAGCACCTGGACCTACTACGCGGCTTTGCTGGTCGCCCTTGCCGTCATTCTCCACGCCGCTCCCAACACCCTCGCCAACCAGGGACTTCCCGCCAGATAG